A genomic region of Xanthomonas fragariae contains the following coding sequences:
- a CDS encoding pyridoxine 5'-phosphate synthase translates to MTTRLSVNVNKIAALRNSRGGHVPDVVHAARTCIAAGAHGITVHPRPDQRHIRADDVLALSVLTRAHSVEFNIEGNPFAPPRDGYPGLLELCRATRPEQVTLVPDEDGQLTSDHGFDFAQNTAPLGELIGAFKTLGSRVSLFVDAGNPDVARAAALGADRVELYTGPYAQAHASGKPDAAFRLFADAARGASDASLGINAGHDLSQTNLGDFLAAVPGVLEVSIGHALTSEALYQGLDATVRAYLQILRSASIKV, encoded by the coding sequence GTGACGACCCGGCTCAGCGTCAACGTCAACAAGATCGCTGCGCTGCGTAATTCGCGCGGCGGACACGTTCCGGATGTGGTGCACGCCGCGCGCACCTGCATCGCCGCTGGCGCGCACGGCATCACCGTGCATCCACGCCCGGACCAGCGGCATATTCGCGCCGACGACGTGCTGGCGCTGAGTGTGCTGACGCGCGCGCACTCAGTCGAATTCAATATCGAGGGCAACCCGTTCGCCCCGCCGCGCGATGGCTATCCGGGACTGTTGGAACTGTGTCGCGCCACACGTCCGGAACAGGTCACGCTGGTGCCCGATGAGGATGGGCAACTCACCTCGGATCACGGCTTCGATTTTGCGCAGAACACCGCGCCGCTCGGCGAGTTGATCGGTGCGTTCAAGACACTTGGCAGCCGCGTCAGCCTGTTCGTCGACGCCGGCAATCCCGACGTCGCTCGGGCAGCTGCACTTGGTGCAGACCGCGTCGAGTTATACACCGGCCCGTATGCGCAGGCACATGCGAGCGGAAAGCCGGATGCCGCATTCCGGTTGTTTGCCGATGCTGCCCGAGGCGCCAGTGATGCAAGCCTGGGCATCAATGCAGGGCATGATTTGTCGCAGACCAACCTGGGCGATTTTCTGGCCGCTGTCCCAGGCGTATTGGAAGTGTCGATCGGCCATGCGTTGACCAGCGAGGCGTTGTATCAAGGACTTGATGCGACGGTGCGTGCGTATCTGCAGATACTGCGAAGCGCGTCAATTAAGGTTTGA
- the cls gene encoding cardiolipin synthase, whose protein sequence is MLARIQSAWDWLATIPHLEALLLAAYVLYLLWIVGWIVLQKREPVATLSWVLSLAALPYLGLLIYYWLGPQKVKRQRLRRGRSRSGMESYSSVCPPDANCTELAKVAQSTTGLAPSSATEVHWLVDGATTYAAIIEAIRSARDHIHLEYYIFQPDRSGTAICDALMERARAGVKVRLLMDAVGSSAMTRRALRMLGEAGVETAWFHPSQLLKPFKRPWLNLRTHRKVIVIDGRIAFTGGINVTDDENEHVRADAYRDLHVRLQGHVVHSLQLVFLEDWLYATRQSRDAFHGQKLWPEDVPTRAQGTVDAQVLVSGPDSSWEAIHRLMVAAIHEAKHRIWLVTPYFVPGEAARMALTSAALGGLDVRLLVPRVSDSRLVTYAARSYFDELLEAGVRIYEYGPRMLHTKALLADDEVCIVGSANFDSRSFRLNFELSMLFRNQAVAAELAGLIGTDLQRAQEVRFARHRPLWRSRLPEAFARLLSPLL, encoded by the coding sequence ATGCTCGCACGTATACAAAGCGCGTGGGACTGGCTGGCCACCATTCCCCACCTCGAAGCGCTTCTCCTGGCCGCCTACGTGCTGTACCTGCTGTGGATCGTCGGCTGGATAGTGCTGCAAAAGCGCGAGCCGGTGGCCACGCTGAGCTGGGTGCTGTCGCTGGCTGCGCTGCCGTATCTGGGGCTGCTGATCTATTACTGGCTAGGCCCGCAGAAGGTGAAACGCCAGCGCTTGCGGCGCGGCCGTTCGCGCTCGGGCATGGAGAGCTATAGCAGCGTCTGCCCGCCGGACGCCAACTGCACAGAGTTGGCCAAGGTCGCCCAGTCCACCACCGGCCTGGCGCCGAGCAGCGCCACCGAAGTGCACTGGCTGGTCGACGGCGCAACGACCTATGCCGCCATCATCGAAGCGATCCGCAGCGCACGCGACCACATCCATCTGGAGTACTACATTTTCCAGCCGGACCGCAGCGGCACTGCGATCTGCGACGCGCTGATGGAGCGCGCCCGCGCCGGGGTCAAGGTGCGCTTGCTGATGGATGCGGTGGGCTCGTCGGCGATGACCCGGCGCGCGTTGCGCATGCTGGGCGAGGCCGGCGTGGAAACCGCCTGGTTCCATCCGTCCCAGTTACTCAAGCCGTTCAAGCGGCCCTGGTTGAACCTGCGCACCCACCGCAAGGTGATCGTCATCGATGGCCGGATCGCCTTCACCGGCGGCATCAACGTGACCGACGACGAAAACGAACACGTGCGCGCCGATGCGTACCGCGATCTGCACGTGCGTCTGCAAGGTCACGTGGTGCACAGCCTGCAGCTGGTGTTTCTGGAAGACTGGCTCTACGCCACCCGACAGAGCCGCGACGCGTTCCACGGCCAGAAGCTGTGGCCGGAAGACGTACCGACGCGCGCGCAAGGCACGGTCGATGCGCAGGTGCTGGTATCCGGGCCGGATTCGTCTTGGGAAGCGATCCACCGCCTGATGGTCGCCGCCATCCACGAGGCCAAGCATCGCATCTGGCTGGTCACGCCGTACTTCGTCCCCGGCGAGGCTGCCCGCATGGCGCTGACCTCCGCCGCGCTGGGCGGCCTGGACGTGCGCCTGCTGGTACCGCGCGTCAGCGACTCGCGCCTGGTGACGTACGCGGCGCGCTCGTATTTCGACGAATTGCTCGAAGCCGGCGTGCGCATCTACGAGTACGGCCCGCGCATGTTGCACACGAAGGCGCTGCTCGCCGACGACGAGGTCTGCATCGTCGGCAGCGCCAATTTCGACAGCCGCAGCTTCCGTCTCAACTTCGAGTTATCGATGCTGTTCCGCAACCAGGCGGTGGCCGCCGAACTGGCCGGGCTGATCGGCACCGACCTGCAGCGCGCGCAGGAAGTGCGCTTTGCGCGCCATCGGCCACTGTGGCGCTCGCGGCTTCCCGAAGCCTTCGCACGGCTGCTGTCGCCGCTGCTCTGA